A stretch of Henckelia pumila isolate YLH828 chromosome 4, ASM3356847v2, whole genome shotgun sequence DNA encodes these proteins:
- the LOC140866009 gene encoding isoflavone reductase-like protein — protein MGERSKILIIGGTGSIGKFVLEASVKSGHPTFALFRESTISDSIKGKIVEGFKNSGVTILIGDLNDHESLVKAIKQVDVVISTVGRSQLTDQVKIVVAIKEAGNVKRFLPSEYGIDVDRDRAVEPAKSVTETKAQIRRAVEAQGIPYTYVTSYYFASYSLSTLIQPGATAPPRDKVIILGDGNVNAVFNCDHDIATYTIKAVDDPRTLNKILYIKPPKNIYSFNDLVSLWEKKIGKTLEKEYVPEEQILKQIAEAPNYISKFLLSLNHSIFVNGGHTNEIDPTFGVEASELYPEVEYKTVEEYLHQFV, from the exons ATGGGCGAGAGGAGCAAGATTCTGATAATTGGAGGAACAGGGTCCATAGGCAAATTCGTATTGGAAGCAAGTGTCAAATCCGGCCACCCCACGTTTGCTTTGTTCAGAGAGAGCACCATTTCTGATTCTATTAAAGGCAAAATCGTGGAGGGTTTCAAGAACTCTGGTGTCACCATTCTTATT GGTGATTTGAATGATCACGAGAGTTTGGTGAAGGCTATAAAGCAAGTGGATGTGGTCATATCCACTGTTGGGCGCTCTCAGTTGACTGATCAAGTGAAGATCGTTGTTGCTATTAAAGAGGCTGGAAATGTTaag AGATTCTTGCCTTCGGAATACGGGATAGATGTAGACCGCGATCGAGCTGTTGAACCAGCAAAGTCTGTAACTGAAACTAAAGCTCAAATCCGCAGAGCAGTGGAAGCACAAGGAATACCTTACACCTATGTGACTTCCTACTATTTCGCGAGCTATTCGCTTTCAACTCTAATTCAACCAGGCGCTACTGCTCCTCCCAGAGATAAAGTTATTATCTTAGGAGATGGTAACGTTAATG CTGTCTTCAATTGTGATCACGATATTGCAACATATACGATCAAAGCAGTGGATGATCCGAGAACACTGAACAAGATTTTGTACATCAAGCCACCCAAGAATATCTATTCATTCAATGATCTTGTTTCGTTGTGGGAGAAGAAGATTGGTAAAACACTGGAGAAAGAGTATGTTCCCGAAGAAcaaatcttgaaacaaattgcaGAAGCTCCGAACTATATAAGCAAATTCTTGCTCTCGCTCAACCACTCCATTTTTGTGAATGGGGGTCATACAAACGAGATCGATCCCACATTCGGGGTTGAGGCCTCGGAGCTTTATCCAGAGGTTGAATACAAAACAGTGGAAGAGTATCTTCATCAGTTTGTTTAA